One genomic segment of Gossypium arboreum isolate Shixiya-1 chromosome 3, ASM2569848v2, whole genome shotgun sequence includes these proteins:
- the LOC108475588 gene encoding G-type lectin S-receptor-like serine/threonine-protein kinase At1g34300 — MSKFSLFLIYLNFLFAISSSSTLIPLGSTLQASNRNQSWSSPNTSFSLSFIPVTPSSFVAAITYNAGDVIVWSASDGSNGTGDGTSLVVDSGGTLNLLSNGALRLTNGSGAIVWDSATANRGVSHASLDDLGNFQLLNNGSVPIWSSFHNPTNTLVPSQNFTVGMVLRSGSYSLSLDRSANLTLNWNDTIEYWSLGFNSSINGNLTSPRFMLQSNGILVGLDPSFARGMISMAFTTDYGESNDVFRFLRMDNDGNLRIYSSSGNNGSGNITQTWAAVTDQCQVYGFCGNMGICSYKDSKPVCGCPSQNFEPVNEHDGRKGCKRKVEIEDCPGDVTMLQLEHTMFLTYPPELSDQLVTLAIVACRTNCLASSTCTASTLVADGSGFCYLKTPDFVSGYQGAVLPSTSFIKVCGHAIPNPSPYQEASPKDNDSLHTMVIVSVVMASLLALVVVGIGFWCLFYSNSNKPGRMSVQYELLDYASGAPVKFLYKELQQSTKGFSERLGEGGFGAVYKGTLANRMVVAVKQLEGIEQGERQFRMEVATISSTHHLNLVRLVGFCCEGRHRLLVYEFLKNGSLDKFLFTSKDQSGKSLKWENRFNIALGTGRGITYLHEECRDCIIHCDIKPENILLDEAYTAKVSDFGLARLMNPKDHRHLSLASIRGTRGYLAPEWLAHHPITSKCDVYSYGMVLLEIVSGRRNFEVSPETDGKKFSLWAYSEFEKGHIEAIVDKRIKDVDSEEVERAIMVSFWCIQEQPSRRPMMGKVVQMLEGVIDIGRPPAPKPAAEGSSRGTTITVNSNVSGLSTYAASTPAPSSSSSFMNIGASPPTPEREMGKESSSLLGLKPSEIDPDS; from the coding sequence atgtcAAAGTTTTCTCTATTTCTCATCTACCTCAATTTCCTCTTCGCCATTTCTTCATCTTCCACTCTCATACCTTTAGGCTCAACTCTTCAAGCTTCAAATAGAAACCAATCATGGTCGTCACCCAATACCAGTTTCTCACTTTCTTTCATTCCTGTTACACCTTCCTCTTTTGTGGCTGCCATCACTTACAATGCTGGAGATGTTATTGTATGGTCAGCTAGTGATGGCAGCAATGGCACTGGTGATGGAACTTCTCTTGTTGTCGACTCTGGTGGGACTTTAAATTTGCTTTCCAATGGAGCCCTCCGTTTAACTAATGGCTCCGGTGCCATTGTTTGGGACTCTGCTACTGCTAACAGAGGTGTTTCACATGCGTCTCTTGATGATTTGGGCAACTTTCAGCTCCTCAATAATGGAAGTGTTCCAATATGGTCCTCGTTCCACAACCCGACTAATACCTTGGTTCCTTCACAGAATTTCACCGTTGGTATGGTTTTACGCTCTGGGTCTTACTCCTTGAGTCTTGATAGATCAGCTAATCTTACTTTGAACTGGAATGACACAATTGAATACTGGAGTTTAGGGTTCAACTCATCTATCAATGGGAATTTGACATCACCTAGGTTTATGTTGCAGTCTAATGGGATTTTGGTAGGTTTAGATCCTTCGTTTGCTAGGGGCATGATTAGCATGGCTTTTACTACTGACTATGGTGAAAGCAACGATGTGTTTAGGTTTTTAAGGATGGATAATGATGGGAATTTGAGGATTTACAGCAGTAGTGGGAACAATGGGAGTGGGAATATAACCCAGACATGGGCAGCTGTAACTGATCAGTGTCAGGTTTACGGATTCTGCGGCAACATGGGAATTTGTAGTTACAAGGATTCGAAACCGGTTTGTGGATGTCCATCTCAGAACTTTGAGCCTGTTAATGAACATGACGGCAGAAAAGGATGCAAAAGGAAAGTGGAGATTGAGGATTGTCCTGGGGATGTTACCATGTTGCAATTAGAACATACCATGTTCCTAACTTATCCTCCTGAGCTTTCCGATCAGTTGGTCACTCTTGCAATTGTAGCTTGTAGAACCAATTGTCTTGCTAGTAGTACTTGCACTGCTTCTACTTTAGTAGCTGATGGAAGTGGATTTTGTTACCTGAAAACGCCTGATTTCGTTAGCGGCTATCAGGGCGCGGTTCTTCCAAGCACCTCTTTCATAAAAGTTTGTGGACATGCTATTCCAAATCCATCACCTTATCAGGAAGCGTCCCCTAAGGATAATGATTCCTTGCATACTATGGTCATTGTCTCTGTGGTTATGGCCAGCCTTTTGGCTTTGGTTGTAGTAGGGATAGGTTTTTGGTGCTTGTTTTACAGCAATAGCAATAAACCGGGGCGTATGTCAGTTCAATACGAACTTCTTGATTATGCATCTGGTGCACCAGTGAAGTTCTTATACAAGGAGCTGCAACAGTCTACAAAAGGCTTTTCAGAGAGGCTTGGAGAAGGTGGTTTTGGGGCTGTTTACAAAGGAACACTGGCTAATAGAATGGTGGTTGCAGTGAAGCAACTCGAGGGAATTGAGCAAGGTGAGAGGCAATTCAGGATGGAAGTTGCAACTATTAGTAGTACACACCATTTGAATTTGGTGAGATTGGTGGGGTTTTGCTGTGAAGGGCGTCACAGGCTTCTAGTGTATGAATTCTTGAAAAATGGTTCACTTGACAAGTTCCTTTTTACGTCGAAAGACCAATCCGGAAAATCATTGAAATGGGAAAATCGATTCAACATTGCTCTTGGAACGGGTAGGGGAATCACCTACCTTCATGAGGAATGTCGAGACTGCATAATTCATTGCGATATAAAACCGGAAAACATTCTGTTGGATGAAGCTTACACTGCCAAAGTGTCGGATTTTGGCCTTGCAAGGCTTATGAATCCAAAGGATCATAGACACTTGTCATTGGCAAGCATTAGAGGGACTAGAGGATACTTGGCACCAGAGTGGCTTGCACATCATCCAATAACCTCAAAGTGTGATGTTTATAGCTATGGGATGGTTTTATTAGAAATAGTGAGTGGAAGAAGGAACTTCGAGGTCTCACCGGAAACAGACGGTAAAAAGTTCTCCCTCTGGGCTTATTCGGAGTTCGAAAAGGGTCACATTGAGGCCATTGTTGATAAAAGAATAAAAGATGTTGATAGTGAGGAAGTTGAAAGGGCAATTATGGTGAGCTTTTGGTGCATACAGGAACAACCATCCCGAAGGCCAATGATGGGAAAAGTGGTGCAGATGTTAGAAGGGGTCATCGATATTGGCAGGCCACCAGCTCCAAAACCGGCTGCAGAAGGCTCCAGCAGGGGAACAACCATAACTGTAAACAGCAATGTGAGTGGTCTGTCAACATATGCAGCATCCACCCCTGCTCCCTCTTCATCATCTTCATTCATGAACATAGGAGCTTCGCCTCCAACACCAGAGAGGGAAATGGGGAAGGAATCTTCTTCCTTACTAGGCTTAAAGCCAAGTGAAATCGATCCCGACTCGTGA
- the LOC108475274 gene encoding uncharacterized protein LOC108475274 — protein MVKTRKFVEGDSILATKVVWDDELTLIFCELCVNKVNAGIGWCPSKKTVDATKEWWAEKIKENPDFKGFKKKGIEPRLNDLMWQMFGGIVATGENVWAPSSSVLPSGVPMGDDTLNERFGDSDENSNENEDIPPNEVPSNPSHETPNRRTETLGVEHGKGKKSSSSRKSSRNSLATHIEKLCESMASPQ, from the exons atggtaAAGACACGAAAATTTGTGGAGGGAGATAGTATCTTAGCAACAAAAGTTGTTTGGGATGATGAGCTGACGTTGATATTTTGTGAACTTTGCGTGAATAAAGTCAATGCTG GTATTGGATGGTGTCCATCTAAAAAGACAGTCGATGCTACCAAAGAATGGTGGGCTGAAAAAATAAAG GAAAATCCTGATTTTAAAGGATTTAAGAAGAAAGGAATTGAACCACGATTAAATGATTTAATGTGGCAAATGTTTGGTGGCATTGTAGCCACTGGAGAGAATGTATGGGCACCTTCGTCTAGTGTTCTTCCAAGTGGGGTTCCTATGGGAGATGATACACTTAATGAGAGATTTGGTGATTCAGATGAAAATAGTAATGAGAATGAAGATATCCCTCCTAATGAGGTACCATCAAACCCTTCTCATGAAACTCCTAATCGAAGAACGGAAACACTTGGGGTTGAACACGGTAAAGGAAAAAAATCAAGTTCAAGtagaaaatcatcaagaaattCATTAGCTACTCATATTGAGAAATTGTGTGAGAGTATGGCTAGTCCTCaatga